A genomic segment from Treponema sp. Marseille-Q3903 encodes:
- the asd gene encoding aspartate-semialdehyde dehydrogenase, whose protein sequence is MSSKIKVGVLGATGMVGQRYIKLLENHPWFEVTYVAASPRSAGKLYKDAVENRWLIGENIPNGVANLTVEDANVPEKALGKCQFLFSALELPKKDDIKNLESAYAAEGLPIVSNASANRWTEDVPMLVPEINFSHLDVIKDQKKHHGWDKGFIAVKPNCSLQTYMMPIHALIQAGYPVKRMIVTTLQATSGAGYPGVPSFDMIDNIVPFIGGEEEKTEKECLKILGTVRDGKIENARYPVVSSTCTRVPVVDGHTACISLEFDLPDDKKPSLEEIEKIWTSYSSLPQELKLPSAPEHPIVIRHEENRPQPRRDRETEKGMACVIGRLRRCNVFDIKFVALSHNTKRGAALGGILNAELLKAKGFFE, encoded by the coding sequence ATGAGTTCTAAGATAAAAGTTGGAGTTTTAGGTGCAACTGGAATGGTTGGTCAGCGTTATATCAAGCTGCTTGAAAATCATCCTTGGTTTGAAGTTACTTATGTTGCAGCATCACCACGCTCTGCCGGCAAACTTTACAAAGACGCTGTTGAAAACCGCTGGCTGATTGGAGAAAACATTCCGAATGGCGTTGCAAATCTTACAGTTGAAGACGCAAACGTCCCAGAAAAAGCACTTGGAAAATGCCAATTTTTGTTCAGCGCGCTTGAGCTACCTAAAAAAGATGATATCAAAAATCTTGAATCGGCATACGCTGCAGAAGGATTACCGATTGTTTCTAATGCTTCTGCAAACCGTTGGACAGAAGACGTTCCAATGCTTGTTCCCGAAATCAACTTTTCGCATCTTGATGTAATAAAAGATCAGAAAAAACATCACGGCTGGGATAAAGGCTTTATAGCTGTAAAACCGAATTGCTCGCTGCAAACATACATGATGCCGATTCACGCCCTCATTCAAGCTGGATATCCGGTAAAGAGAATGATAGTAACTACATTGCAAGCAACATCAGGGGCAGGATACCCCGGAGTTCCGTCTTTTGATATGATAGACAACATTGTTCCGTTTATCGGCGGCGAAGAAGAAAAAACAGAAAAAGAATGCCTGAAAATTCTTGGCACGGTAAGAGATGGAAAAATTGAAAACGCACGGTATCCTGTAGTATCTTCAACTTGTACGCGAGTGCCGGTTGTTGACGGTCACACAGCATGTATTTCCCTTGAGTTTGATTTACCTGATGATAAAAAACCTTCTCTTGAAGAAATCGAAAAAATCTGGACATCGTATTCATCGCTTCCACAGGAACTAAAACTCCCTTCAGCGCCGGAACACCCGATTGTTATACGCCATGAAGAAAATCGTCCACAACCGCGCCGCGACCGCGAGACTGAAAAAGGCATGGCATGCGTCATCGGTCGCCTACGTCGATGCAACGTGTTCGACATAAAATTTGTCGCATTGAGTCACAACACAAAACGCGGAGCAGCTCTCGGGGGCATTCTCAACGCAGAATTGCTCAAGGCTAAAGGCTTTTTTGAATAG
- the dapA gene encoding 4-hydroxy-tetrahydrodipicolinate synthase produces MNIFRGAFTALITPMNADSSVDFEGFRKNVKHQLQQGIDGLVPLGTTAETPTLDERPGCEEDKIIEIVFEEVRAFEKAKNKKIPIILGAGSNNTKDAVMYCERAKKAGADAALVVTPYYNKPSEEGIYQHFAAVSKVGIPIIVYNIQGRTGLNISTDLLVRIAALQNIAGVKEASGNIAQMMEVIGQVKNKNNDFAVLSGDDALTLPLIAAGGDGVISVASNMIPAIMHDLTQAALDGDFKKAREIHYRLEPFFKAEFCDGNPASIKYAMNVKGMPAGTLRLPLVEVKDTAKKTIENAIKACNL; encoded by the coding sequence ATGAATATTTTTCGCGGCGCATTCACAGCTTTAATAACTCCAATGAATGCAGACAGTTCTGTCGATTTTGAGGGCTTTCGAAAAAATGTCAAACATCAGCTTCAACAGGGAATTGACGGTCTAGTTCCTCTCGGGACAACAGCCGAAACTCCAACCCTTGATGAAAGACCCGGTTGCGAAGAAGATAAAATCATAGAAATTGTTTTCGAAGAGGTCCGCGCTTTTGAAAAAGCTAAAAATAAAAAAATCCCGATTATTCTTGGAGCAGGTTCTAACAACACAAAAGATGCTGTTATGTATTGTGAACGTGCAAAAAAAGCCGGCGCAGATGCTGCTCTCGTTGTAACTCCTTATTACAACAAACCGTCTGAAGAAGGAATTTATCAACACTTTGCAGCAGTCTCAAAAGTAGGAATCCCTATCATCGTTTACAATATTCAAGGTCGCACAGGATTGAACATTTCTACAGATTTACTAGTGCGCATTGCAGCATTACAAAATATTGCAGGTGTAAAAGAAGCAAGCGGAAACATCGCTCAAATGATGGAAGTTATAGGTCAGGTAAAAAACAAAAACAACGATTTTGCAGTTCTGTCAGGAGACGATGCGCTCACACTTCCCCTGATTGCAGCGGGAGGAGATGGAGTTATATCTGTAGCATCTAATATGATCCCTGCAATAATGCACGATTTGACTCAGGCGGCTCTCGATGGCGACTTTAAAAAAGCGCGTGAGATTCACTACCGACTTGAACCGTTTTTCAAAGCAGAATTCTGCGATGGAAACCCTGCGTCTATAAAATACGCTATGAACGTAAAAGGAATGCCGGCAGGCACTTTGCGTTTGCCACTCGTAGAAGTAAAAGACACAGCAAAAAAGACAATCGAAAATGCCATCAAGGCATGCAATCTATAA
- the aroC gene encoding chorismate synthase — MNTFGKKFRLTTFGESHGVALGCIIDGCPSGLEISKDVIQSALNRRRPGVDVSGKLNASVTARTEADEVEILSGVFEGRTTGAPIAFEVRNTSQHPSDYENLINTFRPGHSDYCYDIKYKGCRDYRGGGRASGRETLARVAGGAVASELLKKYGIKITAYTIKAAGISAEKRDFSQIEQNNLRAPDNEAAAKMNERIERLRLSGDSAGGIVECVIQGCRAGLGEPVFDKLDAELAKAMFCIGAVKGFEIGDGFESADSTGSENNDCMHAEDGKAVFNTNHAGGILGGLSNGNDIIFRVAVKPVPSIFKTQQTVRRTSTDKNGEPVYETTSLQIKGRHDVCLCPRIVPVVEAMAALVLADNII; from the coding sequence ATGAACACGTTTGGGAAAAAGTTTAGGCTGACAACATTTGGAGAAAGTCATGGAGTTGCGCTCGGTTGTATAATTGATGGCTGTCCGAGTGGTCTTGAAATCTCTAAAGATGTTATCCAGTCAGCATTGAACAGAAGGCGACCGGGTGTCGACGTCAGCGGCAAATTAAACGCATCAGTTACGGCACGAACAGAAGCCGATGAAGTAGAAATCCTTTCAGGTGTTTTTGAAGGACGCACAACAGGTGCCCCGATCGCGTTCGAAGTCAGAAATACATCTCAACATCCGTCAGATTATGAAAACCTTATAAATACGTTTCGTCCGGGTCATTCCGATTATTGTTATGATATAAAATATAAAGGCTGCCGTGATTATAGAGGCGGGGGAAGAGCGAGCGGTCGAGAAACTCTTGCACGAGTTGCAGGTGGCGCTGTCGCATCGGAACTTTTGAAAAAATATGGAATTAAAATAACAGCATATACAATCAAGGCGGCAGGCATTTCGGCAGAAAAAAGAGATTTTTCTCAGATTGAACAGAACAATCTTCGTGCGCCTGATAATGAAGCTGCTGCAAAGATGAATGAAAGAATAGAACGGCTTCGTTTATCTGGTGATTCTGCCGGTGGAATTGTTGAATGTGTAATACAAGGTTGCCGAGCAGGGCTTGGAGAACCTGTTTTTGACAAACTTGATGCGGAACTTGCAAAAGCAATGTTTTGCATAGGGGCTGTAAAAGGATTTGAAATCGGAGACGGTTTTGAATCGGCAGACAGTACAGGAAGTGAAAACAACGATTGCATGCATGCAGAAGATGGTAAAGCCGTGTTCAATACAAATCATGCTGGTGGAATACTCGGCGGATTGAGCAACGGAAACGACATAATATTCAGAGTTGCAGTAAAACCGGTTCCAAGCATATTCAAAACTCAGCAGACTGTCAGGCGAACTTCGACCGATAAAAACGGGGAGCCTGTTTATGAAACTACATCACTTCAAATAAAAGGACGCCACGACGTCTGCCTTTGTCCACGCATTGTTCCTGTCGTAGAGGCAATGGCAGCGCTCGTCTTGGCTGATAACATTATATGA
- a CDS encoding D-alanyl-D-alanine carboxypeptidase family protein — protein MKKLTKHIIAAASVLALSFCTYTGLRAYQFKKCNSAIPLSQEQSESLQEYLKKNYPERYSILKNLPYKINKPQLDIYAESAIVVDVSNGNIIYQKDADRIIPPASMAKLFSMYIVDEEVSAGNLSYQQEIPLLPECWACNMPPRSSLMFLGKGQRVTLEELMLGLSICSGNDAAYALAYAVCGNMTDFVVRMNKVAEEIGLVNTHFVESSGYSEKNQTTAREMATFAAVYLKRHPESLKRFHSVMSFRYPKEHNLAPGDKLQSQDFSNGIPKRITMPVTQENTNPLLGKLEGCDGLKTGYIDESGYNLALTAVRNGTRFLSVTMKGPGNNQMQGQAGRVHDGTELMEWAFRTFADYQLGLKVHPYLVFSFNSKEKMISLVPAYSDSTATIPFVTGKNMAENLDEVKISVKLPDYCWGAVTQGEQYGSILITVGEYILDEIPLVADRNLKRGNILTAMSDKILSYLFMAKKV, from the coding sequence ATGAAAAAACTGACAAAACACATAATTGCCGCAGCTTCAGTTCTCGCGCTTTCTTTTTGTACATACACAGGGCTCCGCGCATATCAGTTTAAAAAGTGCAACAGCGCTATTCCTCTTTCACAAGAACAGAGTGAAAGTTTGCAGGAATATCTGAAAAAAAATTATCCTGAGCGATATTCGATTTTAAAAAATCTCCCATATAAAATAAATAAACCACAACTTGATATATATGCAGAATCGGCAATCGTGGTAGATGTCTCAAACGGGAATATAATTTATCAAAAAGATGCAGATAGAATTATTCCGCCGGCAAGCATGGCAAAACTCTTTTCAATGTACATAGTTGATGAAGAAGTCAGTGCCGGAAATCTTTCTTATCAGCAGGAAATTCCTCTTTTGCCTGAATGCTGGGCATGTAATATGCCGCCACGCAGTTCACTCATGTTTTTGGGTAAAGGACAACGAGTGACGTTAGAAGAATTGATGCTAGGTCTTTCAATATGTTCCGGCAACGATGCAGCTTATGCGCTCGCTTATGCAGTTTGTGGCAATATGACAGATTTCGTTGTGCGAATGAACAAAGTTGCAGAAGAAATCGGACTTGTAAACACTCATTTTGTCGAAAGTTCAGGTTACAGCGAAAAAAATCAGACGACTGCCCGTGAAATGGCGACATTCGCAGCAGTTTATCTTAAACGCCATCCTGAATCTTTAAAGCGTTTTCACAGCGTCATGAGTTTCCGCTATCCAAAAGAACACAACCTTGCTCCCGGAGACAAATTGCAGAGTCAGGATTTTTCAAATGGAATTCCAAAAAGAATCACTATGCCTGTCACGCAGGAAAACACAAATCCTCTTCTTGGAAAGCTTGAAGGCTGCGACGGACTTAAGACAGGATATATTGACGAAAGCGGATACAACCTTGCTTTGACTGCCGTTCGCAATGGAACACGTTTTTTGAGCGTCACTATGAAAGGACCCGGCAACAATCAAATGCAAGGGCAAGCAGGACGCGTTCATGACGGAACGGAGCTTATGGAATGGGCGTTCAGAACGTTTGCTGATTATCAGCTTGGTTTAAAAGTTCATCCTTATCTTGTTTTTTCTTTTAATTCCAAAGAAAAAATGATTTCGCTTGTGCCTGCATATTCAGATTCGACTGCGACAATTCCATTTGTAACAGGGAAAAATATGGCAGAAAATTTAGACGAAGTAAAAATTTCCGTAAAACTGCCTGATTATTGCTGGGGCGCTGTTACGCAAGGTGAGCAATACGGCAGCATTTTGATAACTGTCGGAGAATATATCCTTGATGAAATTCCTCTTGTTGCAGACAGAAACCTGAAAAGAGGGAACATTTTGACAGCGATGTCCGATAAAATACTGAGTTATTTATTTATGGCAAAAAAAGTTTGA
- a CDS encoding isoamylase early set domain-containing protein codes for MSLKKTFSADGKKCTVVFTVNSEASAGAEKVFLVGDFNSWDTTSIPMKKDPDGSFSVKKQLETNKSYQFRYCLDGKTWINDWKADSYVRSELANDDNSVVDTTVPKAPRESKKPAPKSAGKSKSKK; via the coding sequence ATGTCATTGAAGAAAACATTCTCTGCAGATGGGAAAAAATGTACAGTTGTGTTTACAGTTAATTCAGAAGCATCTGCAGGTGCAGAAAAAGTATTCCTCGTAGGCGACTTCAATAGTTGGGATACAACATCTATTCCTATGAAAAAAGATCCTGATGGTTCTTTTTCAGTAAAGAAACAGCTTGAAACAAACAAGTCATATCAGTTCCGTTATTGTCTCGACGGAAAAACATGGATAAACGATTGGAAAGCCGATTCTTATGTGCGTTCGGAATTAGCTAACGACGACAACTCAGTTGTTGACACAACAGTTCCAAAAGCTCCAAGAGAATCGAAGAAACCGGCTCCAAAATCTGCCGGAAAATCGAAATCTAAAAAATAG